The genomic stretch tgtgtgtactgcgtGCGCACAGCTGAGTGTTTACATTCGCGTGTACCTGCAGAGGCAGCCACCACCCCGATGACAACTGAAGGGATTCCCATGATAAAAACGGTCCCGGCAGCAGCAAAACAGGTGACCTGAGCCTGAGCCGAGGACGAAGCGGAGAGGATCCTCTGGTACAGAGCTTGATAGGCCAGTCCCCCCAAAgcctacaacacacacatgcacgcataaGAAATGCATGCTTTGTCAGTGAGCAACTTAGCAATTTGTGCAGTTTCAAAAACAGATGTTTCAGTTTAGATTGGTCAAACTCAGATTTATCTAAAAAGATGAATAACGGCTGTGTTACATTCAGATGTGCCAGCTCTGGTATTGTGCATTGTGGCTTACTAGTATGACTCCCTGCTCCATCTTTAAAAGGATAGGATGACACTTGTTCAAGTGTCTTGAAGCAAAAAAGATACCCATACAGGCCCTAAAAAGACGCTTTGCTTTTGCAATTCTATTTTGCTGTTTCAGTTTTGACTGCAACAGCAGGATGTAAGCAAAGCCGATACTCAAGAAACATGTTCTGCGGCTGCTTGTGTGCAGTGATGCAGCTTGGGATGTGGTATTTCAACCGCCTAACTCCTATAAACACAGagtgacacaaaataaatattaaaatctaaCCAATAACAGCATTTCATCTGCCCATTTCCCAGCATCTGCCAGCTCCAACTCTCCTAACCAGGCGTTGACACTGGATTGGTTGAGGTGGACTCCTTGTGACACGTCAGTAACCGCAGGACTGAGTACCAGAAAAGGAATACAGAGAAACTGAAATAGAGGGAAAAGAACAGCTGTTAGAGCAAAACCCAGAACAAGTCATCAATTGCATCGTATTCAACATGGATGTATTTATCCATCTCATTAAGTGCCATCATTTCTGTGGCcgtccctccaccctcctccctccattatTTCCCTCCCTGTGTGCTTCCTGTGTTTCTCACCAGGCTGACAAAGATGAAGGAAAGCTGAATGATATCAGTATACGCAACGGAGTAGAGACCCCCCAAAAACGTGTAGATGATGGAGACAGCGGCCGAGATAATGATGGAGAGGGCGGATGACAGTCCAAGAATTATGCTCATTGTTCCTCCTGGAGAACACACAGAACATTAAATCAGAGATGGAACACAAAATATAAGCGTTAAGATTTCATGTTATAGTCGACTGTGGTGGGAAATCCGTATTTACAGCTTATATTACTGTTTATATAACCATGTttacttttcatatttcatatattaGCTGTGTATATCAAGTGTGTCTCATGTAAGCGTGCAGGCCAGCGTGCAAGTCCGTTTGACCGAAGCTGTGAGAAGCCCTTATCTTtctactctcacacacacaaactagaGGGTCCTGTCTCCGGAGGACGGGAGGAAAGATAAGACTCAAGGCACAGCTTTGTTACAAGTGCTGGTGTTGTTTAAGCAGACAGAATGAAAGGATTACTGTTCGAAGAGCTTTCACTTGTTTATGATTGCCGGGAGGACGGTGAGAGACAGATCTAAATATAAAGTCTGAGTGAAACTGCATTCTTTGGTCTCTCCAGAAAAAGGTGTAAGCCTTGTATACATACGAACAGCTGTCAGACACTCTGAAAGACCCGCtctgttgaattcactttgttACAGACACCTCTATGACAGCGTTGGTCCTTAAAGACTGAGGCACGTTACTTACCGAGGGCAGCGAGGATGCAGGCCACCCACAAAATATCACTGACCAAAGCAGGAAGCAGTAGTGTTGCGGTGAACAAGTTTCCATAGCGGTGCTGAAATGGGTCCAGCATGGTCACATAGCGCTTTGACCTCATTGGTTTTGCAAAAAACAATCCACCTTGAGAATgtacacagaataaaaaatggTTGAAGAGATAAATTACTTGAAATAACGTTTTGTCATTAAAAATATTCTAATGAGAGCTGGAATAATTTTAGTTGTCCAACAGTTACAactgagagacagcagcaacGATTGTGATCATCCATAAAtcattgtggtcattttttCAGTAAAGTTAATTGGTTCCAGcacaaatgtgaatattttcagcTTTATTAGTCTTCTATGACAGCAaagtttgggttttggactgctggtcagagGAAAGGAGACGTTTGAAGATGTCACCATTGGCCTGTGGTAACGTggacatttttcagtatttgcTGACATTTATGTCCAAATGATTTAAGAAAGGGAATAATTCACAGAGTAAGtgataatgaaagtaatcattAGTTGCATCCCTAGTATCATGTATCCTAAAAAATCCTATAAAAGCAAATTCCCATTTGCTTTTGCCAACTAGGTATGGGCAGAAACGCTGTCCAATCTGTTTTCCTCACACAGAGGCTCTGTTGTTAGTGCTGTCACCTCAGAGCAAAGAGTTTGTGGGCTTGGATCTGACTGGAAAATGCCTGCGTACAAATCCTCCCTTTGTTGGGGTTgccttcctcccacagtccatgAAGACGCAGGTtagatgaaatggaaaatttttaaattgtgtgtaggtgtgaaactgtatgtgtgaatgtctgtTGGCCCAGATAGGACAACAATCTGCTGGTGGTGTGTGAAAGAACCTTGATGAGAAAAATAATGCGGTTGCACAATATAATCTGACTGCTGGGCATGTTCATTTAGGCTTAAAAATCAGCACTTTCTTTCTCAAGCAATTGAAGTATTGTCATGGATTATCAATTATTTCAATAAGGGATAATGCCTGACGAGGTGTCCGTTGTCAGGAATCAATGGACGACGGGGAGGCCAGAACAATCCAACATGCATAATTCGTGATCACAACTGACACCTAGAGGGGAATTATCCCAGTTATACATGGTCACTTgccaaagaataaaaaatgaagagcattcatttatatttccatGCACTCTGCTAACACAGTCTTCCATCTTTCACAAGCCATAACTTAGTTTCTCTGGGAACCCCTGAGGGTTTGACTAATACATGGACAAATCATTACTTCCCATTTGGTTCTTCTGCAAAGGAAATGTTGTTCACCACACCAGTAAACACGACGATCCTTAGAAACGGCTTGGCAACGGGAGATATTTCTAGCACACTCAACTTATATAATCCTTTGGCTCAGAAGGCTAACGTTATGCTAGCAAGATTCAAAGTCAATTGTGTACAGTTGACAAGGTGAATATAATTTGACAGATCTTTACCAGCAAGACTAGCTAGCTGTCCAGCCATGTCATGGTCCCCTAATCAATATCAAGATTTAGATGACCAAATGATAGGTCACATGTACAGAATGCAGCCTAAAGTGGGAAGTTGAATAGCAAACAGCATGTGAGATGGTCGCTAGTGTGTCAGAATGTTCAGAGGggcagtgtgctgtgtgttactGTCGCCATCCTGTGGTGTTCAGAGGATAAGGCACTGAGGGATCACACTCATTGTGTTGAAGTCACTCATTGTTGTAATTAGATGATAGCTTGTTAACGCATTGAAATAAATTGTAAACAGAGGCTTTGACTGTCTTCCTGTTGCTATGGCTACTCATTTTAGATGCAAGCTGATACCATGTAGCCAGATCATTGATTTAGATGGTGAACAGACAGTTTTACTGGAACTATTTAGCAGGCATCCATTATTAGGAATTAATGGACAACCTGCAGCCAACCAGAATCGAGTGCTCAGACAGACCATGGTATAATCTGCGGGAATGTTTTGATTTCCAGCTTTTAAAAATCAGAATTAGACATTGCCTGGCAGACATCCACTCCTAATTGGACTCTGTCTGAGTCTCAAGTAAATTCTCAAAGCATCTCTACCCTGCTTCTCGCCCAGTGCATGCAGGGATAGGTAAAAGGCCACAACACAACTTTAAATGAAGACAAGCAGGTAAATGGTATGAAGGGATAAAATACCATGCTTCTTTTTAGATGCACAAAGTTACTGAGGCTGCTGTACGGTTTCTAAGTTTACCTGCTCTTCTATAGTTTGTATTTTTAGATCCATTCTTGTTTATATTCTACGTActtcttattattttttctatttaagTACTTATTTCTGTAtctatgctgctgctgcaacacctgAATGTCCCATTCAGCACAGGCTTCTATCTCAGCCAGGaatctttcattctttcagctTGCCAACatgacagatttcatttcagtgtaTGTGGCACCTTGGCCCTGAAACAGGTCAGTGGAGCCAGTGTTGAGATCCTATTAGCTAGGTATGTGCAAATCCCAGTCAATCTATGCCCTTTAAATAGTTTCAGCATGACTTTTTGCATCTTCTTGACTAAAGTATTGTTGAAGAGTCCAAAGCATGTGACTAATCATATCCTGCGAAACTTGTGTACGTGAGGCTGAAAATACAACCACACAGTGCTGTTACTTCCCCATAACAAGAAAAAACACCACAATGTTAAGATATATTTTTGCAGCGGTGCAATTGATTAGGTTTGTACCATAACCATCACCTCTTCCACTGCTGTTTGTTATTGTACAGAAACTTCATTTGTTTCAGCTACTTACCCAAAAGAAAATTGATAAGATATGCAGGAGGTCCCATAGCCCAGATGAGACCTTGACTGGGAGAATAAACAGCCTCAGCAGTTCCCATAATGTAACCTCCACCAACCCATGTTGCtacaagaaaagcacaaaacattatcaagtgaaagacagagacaaaaaaaaatcccacagagAATGGAATATAGAGTGCACACAAAAAGGAAGATACATGAAGTACTTCTAAACGATCGAATGAAGTAAAAGTTCTACCTGTCATGGTGAAAACTCCAACCAGGACACTGATGTTGCGCCCACCAACAATGGTAACTTCACTCTTGTTGCCAGTACATTTCTTCTCTACTTTCTTGGATTTTCGAGACGCCCAGATCCCAATTACCAGGATGACAATGTAAAAAACCACCACAGCCACCAGTCCAGGGACATTCACTGCCATGATTGTCTGGGCACACAATGCACAGTCCATCAAGTACACTAACatataaaacacagtaaatacacTTAAATATACAGAAAACAGCTGTCGCTATTCATTTAGCTGCAGTCAAAGACAGTTAGAGCTATTGCCTTTGGTATCTCCAGGAAGCACCACTGATAAAAGCTATGAAACCTTGTCAGCCAACTGAGTCTCAACTTTACCTTGACGGGCAGTGAATAACCACAGAAGACTCTTCTCCTTCACTTAGCAAGACAATCATTACTGGGTAGTCATAGCAAGACTTCTGACAGAATAATGTGACCAATCTTCACAACACATGTACGGTACCACCTGCTGTTGCTACTTGAGACTGATGCGGAGCCAGGGCATGGCCTGAAATAGCACTTAACTTCCGAGAGAAATGCTTATTGAACGAGTCACATCATAGCTGTAAAACTTGAGAGTGGCTCACAAGGTGAGTGGGGTGGCCCAAGAGAAAGTAGCACACACATCCTCAGTCTAAGCCTGAGAcccagaacaaacaaacagctgttgaaATGTGGGTGTCACCCAGGGATGCTCCACATAGATAAAAAGTGTGTAGCCAGGTTCAGGCTACAATTGAGACCGTGATGTCCCATCCTCTGTAAATTTTCTGGGAATTTGTTTTTCTAGCAGCGCTGGGGGAGTTTGGATTCttcagttaaaaacacattGCTTCAGGATGCTTCCAATATTTTAAGATCCAGTATTTTTCCACCAGGCTTCAGTCTTGCTCCAccagagttttttttccctaGGAATGTTTTGAAGCAGTAAGCAGACCTTCATATTGGGAAAAAGACTCATTTcaaatgctttattttgaatCACAGGTACATAATTACCAAGTAAGTTCGTTGGCAGTTTCCTGGAGAGAGCTAACTGCAGGGAATGAAGCTAGAGAAGGACAGTTGTTTTAGTTAGAGCTGACCAGAAGAATTTCTGAAAATGAACTATTCCAATAAAATGAACTTGCAGAAACTACTGTTGAGCAGTTTActatggaaaacaaaaacactgtcactgAACTAACCGGGCTGCGTATTTAGGTCACTTTGATCTTTCACTCACATTGTCTCCCCCACTGTCCAAGTTCAAGTAATGGAGTTACTCACTTGTGTCTAAGTTTGTTCCAGTATCACTTGGTTATCAAGAGTGCTGCAGGTCATGTTGACACTGACCATAAACCATCAAATACCCAGATTGTCTGGAATTTATTGTTTAGTCTTTGTCtaatgtttgatttcatttgagCAAGTGTGCTTATAATAGTTTCTGATTGTAAAATGTGCTTCAAATGCTTGGTAGacttctgcagcagcaaaatcaGAAGCAGTCTTAGTAAAGTCCTCGGTAAATCTGTGATCATTATTAAGCTAAATCCTCCCTTTGAGGTATCACTAAGCATGTTAGGGTCTCTTCTTTACCTAAGTAAGgaacacaatgtgaaaatactcaagtCACATTTTTACTGAAGTGCAGACACTGGATTATCAGGAGGTCATTATGAAGGCAGGATTGTGCTTTCCATCGTGTTACAATACTGTGTTACTGCTGTATTCATCTGCAAGCAGCGTCTGTTTTCTCGACTCGAGGTGATTTCATCTAAAACAATACAATCAATTTTGAAAGATAAACGTTTTTTAGTATCTAACATTCGCAGTGTAACTATAAGCCAGCTGTTAAAAACGGTGAAGCAAAAGGGAAAAGATTGCCCTCAATATGCCGGACAGCGTTTACAACGGCGTTCTGTAAGGTGATTCCTCTGTAATCAACCAAGTAACGTTCAAATATCTTCGTAATCACCCTAAAATAACCGCAATCCTCGAGAAAATCGCCACAAATGATGAAAGAGCCGTCGTGTAGTACATGGGTATTTTATAGCAGGATTTACGCGTCCCAGGTTTAATTCTCTCATAAAATACCGTTTACCATTACATTACCGACGACAAGACAGGCCGGACGCCAGAGCGACGTTTAATTCTTCAGGACGGACATCAGCACTAGCTACACAGCGTTTAATTGTTATCTGCGTGGTTATCAATATGTTGAATATTGGATTTATCGCCTGAAAACAGGTTCACAAATCTGCGCCTCTTCTCTCAGTCGGGCTCCACCGTCCGCACATtacattatttttcctttagCTAGCTTAAAAGTTAAAGGCAACAGTTAACGTTAGCCTCAAACCGCAATTTAAAAAAACGAAATATCAGCCAAATGAGCGAAATGCATccgatttttttcttttttttaaattaaacaataactgtggtgtattttttttctacattgAACAGCAAGGTTAAACGTGAAATTGTGCATTATCTTCCCATGTGGTGGCTAACGTAACGTACCTTTGAGTCGAGCCGGAGCGCTGTCTCCCACACATCTGCTGCCTCCAGTGTGGTCCTGAAAAGCCGCGGCTGGTCAGTTCATCCCTATTGTTGTCCCTTTGAAACGTGACACCTGGGGTCGCGTTCAACACGGTCAAAACGTACTAAAGCGTTTTTAAAAAGAGGTGGCGGGGTGATAAATGTGCGTTTGCGAAGAGATGCAGTTGCTGCGCCGCTTCCTTTACATCATTTGGAGACAAATCGAAAGCGTTAAGGTACAAGATATTTTTAGCGCTGCTGTGAAACGCACTTGCGCACAATCGGAATGGAACAAAAGGGTTGCGAAAAACGGTGGCGTTTAAACGTTTTTCACTTGAACGCACCCTGGACCGTAGGCCATAATAATAGTAGTATCTGTGGTAGAAGGTGCATAGATTCAGTACATACTACATCTCCCACCGTACATGACGCTGTCACGAGTGACAGGCCACACGTATTCCACACTAAGGCGTGGAAATGTACCATCACGCACCGTTTAAACTCTAAACGCAAAAATGTTTTCCACCGTGTTTACGAGGATACAGAAATAAGATGCCCGAAAGGTGACACTACCTGCACAGTAGTGTTGTGCAACTACGCAGGCTGTGTGGAGTAAATGTTATACGTTTTTCACGAGAATATGAATGAGGCATGTGCAAAACCAGCATGTGCACGCACACTCAATTGTAGCAGACTTTGCAAATGCACAAATTACTTACATAAGACTAAAATTAAATTATATAACAGTACTTTAATTAATAAGAATATAATACATTAACTGATGCAACTCAGAGTTCTAAAAGTATAAGAGTTGAGGAAAAATAAGTTTTCAAATTTTAAATCTATTTATGTGTTTTGCCTTGTCATGACCTCATTGTTTGAACACACCATCAGTAGGGAGTGAGAACGACAGCAACGAGACTACAAGCAGGAAACAGCAATCGTATGATGTGCAATGTGTTTGGCttacttcctgttttactttggtTATCAAATCATATAACTGTGTACATGACATGCTAAACATAATGCAACAGTAGCACAAGCAGAGAAGACTCTGCCCTTAAACTTTTCACTTTTGAGAGTATTTTTAACACACTGGAAAGGGTGACAGGACTGCATTAAGTCAGCTTGTGATGACTgctttgagtcatttttcttgAATTCAATGTCCCTTTCATGACAGAGCCTATCCTTCGCTCCATTTTCTCATCAATATTCTTATTTGAAATTTATTTCAGAGGAAATTCAAAATGTGTGGGGAAATCTTGCTATTATCTAACTAAAACAATGAACCCCAAGTTTACCCCTCCTTTGTTTGAAGAAAATATCAAATGCTTCTTTCTACAGAGCCTCCTGGTGGCTTGGCTAGTTAATGTGTATCATATAACCTTAACATTCCAGGTTGGAGTCCAGCCTAGACTCTCTTTgcacaagaagaaaaactcaGTGAcccaaacagaacaaaaaacaaactttattttaaaaaagtttaGGTGATGTTAATGATGTGGTGTCTATCTGCCCTATTTGTACACATTACAGGGTTATGAGAGTGGATTGTGTTAGATTTAGATGACAGGGGTCGCCTGCGTGAGCTCCTTGTTGTTAGCCGCTGACTGTGGGTGGTTGAGAAGTACAAGTCCATTTCCTGCTGGGTCAGAGGTGCACAGTATCCAATGGTTGTTGTCCTGCTCGGCTTTATGGGAATCCAAGAAGGTGTGTGCTGTCACCTCATACTCTTTGCCATATGTGGTCCTGCAGGGACACAACTACTGTTACTTATAGAAAGACAGCAGGCATGCAGCCATTTATAACATTACTTATAGCAGCCATATTGGAGGTCATCACCTTGTGACAACAAGGGGCTCTCCAGAGCTGACTGAAACTGAATACTTGCCCATGCCAATAGAGATGAATCTACAGGGTGTATTTCTGACATATTTAGACAGGAAACTGATTATGTTTATTAATATATATCAGATGTCTGTTTGGGTTAAGAAAGCAGATTCTTGTCCTACAGCTACAATTCATTGTTGCCTTGGAGTTGACCAGGGGAGACCTCATtttgaaaaaaggaagaaaaaagaaacacatcagTCAGCTTACATATAGTAAGCTGACTTGCATCCACATTGAAGTTATCGTCCTCTGATATCTCTCATCTTGTATATCACATATTTGGCTATTATTTCTATCCTTTTTTCAAAGGACCTCCAAGATGACATCAGACATGAGAGCAACACAAATCAAAAGCCTTTATATTATATTTAACACAGCAAGATATTCCTCTTGGTTTGGGATTTCATTTAAAAGGTGAATGGAAATACCAAAGGACTTGATCACCCAGAGCAGCGAGAGCCTGGTTTGTCTTGCAGTGTATGA from Chaetodon auriga isolate fChaAug3 chromosome 6, fChaAug3.hap1, whole genome shotgun sequence encodes the following:
- the LOC143322217 gene encoding high affinity choline transporter 1-like isoform X1: MAVNVPGLVAVVVFYIVILVIGIWASRKSKKVEKKCTGNKSEVTIVGGRNISVLVGVFTMTATWVGGGYIMGTAEAVYSPSQGLIWAMGPPAYLINFLLGGLFFAKPMRSKRYVTMLDPFQHRYGNLFTATLLLPALVSDILWVACILAALGGTMSIILGLSSALSIIISAAVSIIYTFLGGLYSVAYTDIIQLSFIFVSLFLCIPFLVLSPAVTDVSQGVHLNQSSVNAWLGELELADAGKWADEMLLLALGGLAYQALYQRILSASSSAQAQVTCFAAAGTVFIMGIPSVVIGVVAASADWNQTAYGLPPPFERGEAGKILPLALHYLTPTWLSVLGIGSVAAAVMSSMDSVLLSSASMFTQNIYKTTLRKQASERELQRVIRVSVLLVGLAGMGLAFGDDSVFALWLLSGDLLYCVILPQLVCVLHFSCANSYGAISGLVVGLLMRALSGEPVLGIPPLLLYPGWREEDGVILQYFPYRTLAMLCSLISIVTVSKLMELGFCHQVIPQSWDLLGVFEEIKEEEGEEAPVSQVEKKNSILHTKL
- the LOC143322217 gene encoding high affinity choline transporter 1-like isoform X2 — translated: MLVYLMDCALCAQTIMAVNVPGLVAVVVFYIVILVIGIWASRKSKKVEKKCTGNKSEVTIVGGRNISVLVGVFTMTATWVGGGYIMGTAEAVYSPSQGLIWAMGPPAYLINFLLGGLFFAKPMRSKRYVTMLDPFQHRYGNLFTATLLLPALVSDILWVACILAALGGTMSIILGLSSALSIIISAAVSIIYTFLGGLYSVAYTDIIQLSFIFVSLFLCIPFLVLSPAVTDVSQGVHLNQSSVNAWLGELELADAGKWADEMLLLALGGLAYQALYQRILSASSSAQAQVTCFAAAGTVFIMGIPSVVIGVVAASADWNQTAYGLPPPFERGEAGKILPLALHYLTPTWLSVLGIGSVAAAVMSSMDSVLLSSASMFTQNIYKTTLRKQASERELQRVIRVSVLLVGLAGMGLAFGDDSVFALWLLSGDLLYCVILPQLVCVLHFSCANSYGAISGLVVGLLMRALSGEPVLGIPPLLLYPGWREEDGVILQYFPYRTLAMLCSLISIVTVSKLMELGFCHQVIPQSWDLLGVFEEIKEEEGEEAPVSQVEKKNSILHTKL